GAGACGTGACACTTCCTGGTCTGAAGGTGCAATGTTTATGGCTCCAGAATGGCCGAGCAAACTGTCGCAGTGGCTGACTGCTGCTGCAGTGGGAGCAGGTGAGAGATTACAtgaatgtggagcagctgtgaTGAAGCTGGCACTGTGGGAGCTAAGGGAAGAGATGACAAAACCACGGTAAACACAAGGAGAACTTAGGGAGCAGGTAAGCAACTACACTGAACATGACTAAACACCCATGTAACCAGAAATGCAAGACAAAAAGCCATCCGTCAAAGGGCCAACCAAGACCACCAACCATGTACAAATTAGAGTAACTAACTGAccggtcatgtttttggactctgggtggaaacaggagaaagAACGAAACCCCACAAGATAGAATCAAGAGTCCATAAACTCTTGGCAGCGTGACATCAATGACAATGAGTGGCTGTAAACTTCTGTAAATAGGATATTTATCTCTGGTATTTATATAGCGGAATCAAAAGAAATCCCACCATCCTTCAAAACTGATTATAGTAGCATTGAGCATTATTtcgtttttccactttttgtttGAGCTAAACTAAATTGTTGAGGGTAATCTGAAAAGAAGGAGTAGGTTAACGGATCAAACATGGAATATCTAACAAGCATCTAATTAGCTCATGtattgtttttcatgtttgcaTAGCAACACTTTCTTTGGTTTCTCATGTCTTTGGTcgtcttctgttttattttggttattcTAGCTCCTTCTGTTCTCTTCCTTCGTTCTTACCGTTTTTTTAGTTTCCCCGTCTCCTGGTGGTTTTTGTGAGTCTCTATTCTCTGGTTGTGTTCTGCTTATTAGTGTGTTTAGTTACTGCTCTGCCACTCATTTTCTGggtccatccgaataccctttcAGAGCGAGGACTCTTTAGCAgtctgtctgaatagtgcagtcagtaaggaaggaggtaggaagaggagcctgtatgcttcctcctgCGACTAGTATACCCTCGGAACCTCACCAGCACTAAgaagctataaggaatcccacaatcctttgcgttaCATGATGTATaggcacagcccacctcatggaaattaacgaaaatgtccagagagaagagactgtgcactttgtagttcatttttggaaggctgtaggcccggatttgactagaCTCAACCGTGTGTTTCTGTTGCGTAATGACatatgagttaaaggctgtctgaaatcggtGCAGCAGtttgaagctcctttccttcctatgatagagttcttactctTGGCCCCATGAAAGATcaaggagcaggagctggaAGTTAtcagggtattcagatggagtcagaggctccatccaaataccctgACTAAAGGACTCTTTGGCCAAAGCGGACGTGcgtcagcagtcgccatgataagtgctgtctgaatagtgcggtcagtgaggaaggaggtaggaagaGGAGCCTGTAAGCTCCCTCTCACGGCTAGTTTGGTCTAGGAACCTCTGAAACGTCCCTTACTGGCGCTAagaacccttaaggtatcccataATCCTTTGCGTTACATGACGTGttagcacagcccacctcacggaaatcacCGAAAATgctggagagaagagagtgcTCACTTTGTGGTTgatttttggaaggctgtaggccagGATTTGACTtgaatcatccatgtgcgtttccgacACATAATGACGTCGAAATTAAAGGATGTCTGAATTCTGCAccgcagtccaaagctcctttccttcctatgatagagttcttactgttgatccCGTGAAACATCAAGGAACCAAAGCTAAAAGCTGTTATTGAAGGTACTTGGATGGAGCCTCTGTGATTTCCTCCGACTTTGATTACGctctcagctgcttcagctctgcTCATCAGTCTCATCTGCTCCTTGTCTCAGTCATCAGTTCCCCGCAGTATAAATTCCCCTTCAGTTCTTCTGCCCCACTGGTCCATTTGCTCAGTCCCGCTCCGTTTTGTCTGGTGTAATTCTGACCTCCGTTGTCTTTCCTCTATGttcctggtttatttttttggattgGTTTCATTATCTTCAGTTCGCGTTTTCTAATTTTTGGAccttggattttgtttttgtattatcAAACATCTTTGTGTTTCCTCCACCTCTGCTCCCCTTTGTCTAGATTTGGGTCCTCCACAACCATCATCCCCTTTCGTGACAATGCTGAGTTAATCCCTCACAAATGAATTTCAGCAACTTTGACCCTAAACGCAGGCAGGAAAAcacttcacatttaaatcactgATTACCGTGGTGACCTATtaacactgataaaaaaaaaaaaaaacgactacAGCCGCAAACAAAGGGGGAAGCAGACATTATTCTGATAGATGTCACATTTCTTTCTGCCTTGCTGAAATTGGTAAAAGCTTGAACCATTTATAAATCCCCaaagcaatattttttcattctagaaaaaaatatatttttcctttttataattaaagtTTAGTTGGTGTTAGAAGCTCGTTTAAATTATGTTGTCCAGTGTAACGCAAACTGTCACTACGAGCCGTCCAAAGATAAAATTGTCATGaagagaaaatgtaaacatgaaTTACCCAGAGCTCCTTTTCTGGGAAGGTTAGGATTTACATATATTATTTGAAACTGTTGCTTTAATTGATGtgatttaataaatatatttcagcTAGATTTACTGCTAGTCCGAATGGGTTTGTGTACGTTTCATGATAATAGGTAAAGGTAATTGACAGACAACAcccttaaaacacacacacacacctttttcACCTCTactaaatgcaaaaaaacaactttcttttCCCATTTATAACATGTTAAAGTGAAGAAGACTAACTAAATTCAGATATCATCAGGATCAGCTTAAATCGGCAGGTTTTCCACACAAAACCTGCCGATTAAAGCGAGCTTCCACTTTTCTCTCAATGAGATTTAGAATGagggagagaaaaggaaaagctCTTTGTAAATATGTGTATACAACAGGGTTGGATTGTTGTAAACATACATGCTCTTGATCTGGATACTCTGACCGTTCAGAGTCTTCATCAGAGAGACATCCTGGGGGAAGAGAGAGCGTCTGTGGCAGCTGGTTGTAGGTCTGTAGCTACaatctgaaggtaaaagtctaagcAGCTTGTGTGCAGGGTGTGTGGGCTCTGCAGACATGTTACCTGCCCTTTTCACTAGAGTGGAACAAATCATGGGTTGAGGCAAAGTCACCTCCGATGATCCTCCCTGCAGACTTAATTGTTTGTTGTAGTTTGGACGGATGGTGAGTGGAGGCAGGAGCAGGTTAAGCTCCATCTGGTTCTGACTGCACTAGTGGACCAGCCGGTCCACCTCCTGACTGTACTGCAGACCAATGACCGTCATGTTGTCAGTGAACGTCAGAACTTTCTTTAATTATGTCActgtaatgtatgtttttttaattctatttaattaatCCCAACgggaaattaaatgtaactAATTTAATACGGGTTTCTTCAAAAAGTTGTTCGTAGATGCTGATGGTTGTGGGCAGGAAAGATCTTCTGTAGTGGTCTGTCTTATAACGCAGTTGTTATATGACAGACTGAtgaagaggattttttttctgatgaagaggatgctgaGAGTAgtctgttcttcattttataaaGAATCTGTCTTTGCGCAATCATCTCCAGAAGAGGgctccccagaacagaaccagccttctttaCTAAGTTCAACGGCTCTGTCGCTGCTTCCGCATGAGATGAAGGCAGAATAGATCATAAACTCCTCAGTGGTCGCATTTTTCCGTCATTGCAACTTTGTACATTCCCCTGAAATGTGTCCTCAGCATTTAACCCattccttagggagcagtgggctgcaaGTATGTGGAAAAGGGTTTTGCTgcctgtgggattcaaaccagggaCCTTGCAGCGCTCCCATGACGCAAGCACCCGGCTCTAACCACTATTCCATCTGCTGCAGACACTGAAAGGACCTACGCTTCCTCGAGAAAGCCgacatgtgttttcttttcatatgttttcatcatgtgaagcactttgaattgtcttgttgctgaattatttttttttattattaatgaaaataatcttTGCTTACAAATGCAAcgatataaaaaaatgaatagaaCATAGGATATGTAACAAAGTATGCCAGGGGGATTACAATAAATACATTCGGTACAAAAACGAACCAAATGGAAAAAAGAGCACATTGTGGcacattaaatatgttttttgtttgtactCTTTGAAATAGTGgataaatataagaaatataaattattttttaaccaaagctgggaaaaaaaaggtaatgaTGAAACATTACACGTGAATATGAAATTTGCcaaatattctaattatattaATTGCCATTCGTGTGTTTATATTTGTATTCCTTCCATGAAAACCAGAAATAATACGTAGCATGCGTTCATGAAAAACTTGTATCAACATTACAAATAAGTCATGTTACTGTAACAAACGTGGCTCGTGTTGCGGCTCCCTGCCGGCAGGGGGCGCTGCAGGGCGCTACCATGCTAGAGGAAAACGCTCCGAGCTTGTTCGGTCTCCGGAAGGAGTATACTGGTAGCATTAGGCttgttttacaacatttttcccccagtttCTCTGCCTCCCGCCTCCTCTTATCGGCCTAACATCGCAGCATCAGAGTCGTGCGATTAAAACCTGCAGCGCAGCTTCGAGCTGGGAGCTGTAGCTGCAGCCGCCTGCAGCCCAAGCGCTCCATGTGTGCCTGTCTGAACACGTCGTGAGTTGTGCGACCCTCCTCACATTCTTTgcttttggtgagtttttccgCTCTGCTCCTTCTCCTTTATATTTGCATTTtactgttatatatttttttgttgcgaTGCATCTGCGGTGCGGTGCGTTGTCGGTCCTGTCGGAGAAGCGTGCAGATGCAGCCGTTATAAACCGTTACTGACCGTTGTGTGTTTGTGATCACAGGGGCGCTTTCTCTCATGGCGGGCcccaggttttatttatttttaccccccccccccccccccattcattTTATAGCCACGTTATAAACACGGAACAGAGTCACGCACCGCGGTTACAGATATGATTTTATGCCCCTTAGGGCCCGTCGTTTCGTGCTCCATCTAAATCACGGGTACTCGTTATCTGGATGATGAAAAAAGTCCTTATTCACTAATAAATGACTCATTattttccatctgagctacaaGGAAAGTTTCTTCTTGTCGACATTCGCCTTATTTGACATTGGGGCATCTTAGTTGTAGGTTGACTTTACCGCCTAACCATATATTTACCATCCAAAGCGTTTTATTCTGGATTTAACACCAAACATAGTACAGCCATGGAGTAACTGAATCCATCCTACTTAGATGATTAGCCTACATTTCTTGCTGTTCATGCAGTTCTTCGATATACATATTTGCAATAAGGGTATATTCTGAAGCCCAAGTTTTATTGCtgtattgctaaaaaaaaacacaaatgtgtgtATCTCTGTTTTAGAGCAGCATGGTTTGTGCCATATTGCACCTGCAGTCCTGCTTGGATGCCGGATTTGGTTTCAGGTGGTTTGCATCGAATATAACGTTTGGCCATTTGGAAGGACTTTAACAGTCCTTCGTCGTGCCCACATCTAATTTAGATCTAATTGAGCAAAAATCCTAAAACCTGAAGGGATGGGACTTTTGTCATCATTGGGAAATGTAAGGGAACATTTTCCAGACATCAAGAttttcttagcttttttttagtGGACTGAGATCAGGGGTGTGTACGGGAGGAAGCTTCTTACCTGGATCTGTGTTATGGAAATGTATAATCACTTATATgataatagtgtattttaaagttatacagATATCAACCCAtaacccagtaacctaaagATGAGAAAGTGTCCAGAGCACAAAGGTGGATTCAGACTTCAGGAAGCGTGTGCCAGCCACAGAATGGAACGGGGAATTTATGAGAGCCTTGTAGAGCAGATAGTGTCTTTAAAATCCCTTTCTCAGGGTCTCAATGTTATTTCAGTTAACTCCTAGAAACCGAGCTAGGGTCATACATTACATTTAGTGGTCAAATGTCGGGAAACACATGTTTTAGCCAGACTCAGCGTCTGCACTTAGGCTGGGAGGCTGCATGAAGGGGGGTTAGTCCGGCCCCCTCTGGCACCGTCTCTGGGTTAAAAGGATTGTTTCGAGTGTAAAACGCTGAGACACATTTTACAACTCACGGAGAGCATTTTCGGGATAACATTAGGATACTGTGATTAAAAACTTGTAAGttgtctcccactttggaattccaaattgtaataaataagcttatatgttaaactgtttttgcctctgaattcacCGTCTCTTCTCTTGTGGCCAAATCATCGAACCGCTGAACGAGACGGGCCGTGGTGAAGCCCATATGAGTCTCGATGTCTGTCACCATGCAGGGTGATGGTTAGGCTTCAAAAGAATGAAAGcgtttagggctgggcaataaattGACTTTATCGATTACTTCTGAACATTTAATTTTGGaaaatgttagttttatttgttttcttgccAATGCATTTTCCTGGGCTTCCATGAAACTTTGCACCATATGAGTCGTTGTTTTTGGTAATAACAtgcaatgttgaatatatgtttaggaaaatattttgtcaaaaCACTCCAAAGATTAATCCTTTTTCCCCTTAGACGAggcattttaagttatttatttacttttttttttttttaagttggtgtGAAGTTAAAAAAGTGAAGCTAAGCCTGTTCTTCGATGTGTAATACaaccagcagcaaacattttgtgtaatatttttattattttctatggCGGGGctggccatcttgttttataagcaGGTTTTAAAGCTTGTAATAcgtttgaattcaggtcaactcccagatgagattattgaaataaaagtaagtttttttagaaattatttCAGCAATTTGCTTTTATGAAACAAACGTCTGTCCCTTGTTGAACCTGTTTATAGATTAATGGATGTTGGACAAGGGACTGCATGATGGAGAAGTTGGCCGGATAGACGGAGAGTTGCTTTTTTTGCACAGTTACCTTAGAACGAAACAGATCATAAATGAATATGATAAATACCAAATCCCAGCTTCATGCAAAGGGTTTCATGCTCTTCTGCTGCACGCATGGGTTCTCTCCCAAATAAAGAGATGTATGTTATCTTACTTAGTCTTTCTAGGTTCCTCCTTTGTTAGTCTGGGTGTGCATGTgggcatggttgtttgtcctgtgttgtTCTGTGATTGTCTGGTAgttttctgttcattctttTATATATCAATGGTAGAAAAGCACAGGACAACATGGCGCCTCtaactatgtttttttctgtttgtgttttttttttttttttgcagtacaGAAGATTGTCGTGAGACCTGTGAAATATCAGACATTTGAAGACAGACTAAGAAAGGTGACGTCTATATTGATCAAATCCGACGCAGTTAAGAGAAGAGCTTTGTTGAGCTCCTGTGAGCCAAACCTATAAAAGAACAATGTGTGATGTCACTGCAGAGTTAGCCGTGGAGGACATGGAGGAACTCTCTTCAGAGCAGCGCCCAGAACCCCTGTTCCTAATCCTGCCCCCACCGCCGCCTTTCTCTCTGGCCTCAGGTGAGCTCACCATGCCCTGGCCAAAATGGCTGAAAGCTTTTGAACACTACGCTCAGGCATTCGGTGAAAAAGCGATGCTGGACTCCAGTAAGCTGCTGCTCTTACAGAGCTTCCTGGGCCCAGCGGGACAGCTCGCCTTCACAACTCTGATCAGGCATCCAACTACGTACGCAGACGCCGTTTCAGAGCTCACCAGACATTTTAGCTCCGATCATGCCACTCAGGCACACCGCCTTAAGTTCCACCAAAGGGCTCAGATGCCTGGAGAGTCCATAGAGGAGTTTGTCACAGCGCTCCAAAATCTGCTGGGGCATTGTCAATATGGAAAGGTCAAGACCAAACTTCTAGTAGATCAGCTGATTGAGAAGACAAACAATCCGCAGCTCAGAGAGAGGCTGCTGAGTAGGAAGGACCGACTGACCTTGGCCAAGGCCCTGACTATTGCTAAAGAGGTGGAGTCTCATTCGAGTGAATCGCAGCAGTTTGAGTTTCATGAGGTGAGTGTGGATATCGGAGAGGAGTGGGAGCCTCCTGtacaaaataagcgaaaaagAGGAAGACCTCGGCTCGTTATTCAACTAAAGGCACCTGTGTCTGAACCccaacaaaagaagaaaagaggaaggcCCCGGCTTGGAGAGAAGATTAAACCAGAGCTACTTGTGTCTGAACCGcaacaaaagaggaaaagaggTAGACCTCGGCTTGGGGAGAAAATTAAACCGGTACCGCTTGTGGCTGAACCCCAACAAAAGCGCAAAAGAGGTAGACCTCGGCTCGGGGAGGAAAGGGCACCAAAACCGTCTGTGACTGAAGCCCAAAGAAGCCCAGCTGCAGTCCAAAATCAGACCTCTGACAGCAACGATACAAGTGAGCCTCGGGTCGCAGCGGAGAATAATGTGACGCGTGATGAACCGGATGATAACGGCGACGCATCAACTCAGATGGTGGAAGACGAAAAAAGCCTTCAATCAAGCGAAACGGGCGAAGACAATGACGACGGTAAAGCCGGAGACTTCTTCCCACCTTCAACCAAGATGAAGGGGCTTTGCTGTCCCATCTGCACCGAGAGATTCTTCAAAAACGCAGACAAGTTCAACAGACACATGAGGTCGCACACGGGGGAGAAACCGTTCAAATGTCCGCACTGCAATCTCACGTTCAGCCAGTCGTACCACATGACCCGGCACATGAGGAACCAGCATGCCGCAGGCCCGTATGTGTGCCCAGCCTGCGGGCTGAGCATGGAAAGCCCCGAAGAGCTATTTAAACACAAGAAAACGCACAAGGAGCAGATCCTTAACTGCACCGATTGCAATGAGGTCTTCCTGAACGACGAGGAGCTTCGTAGTCACGTCAAGTCGCACAACAAAGACCCGTCGTTCCCAAAGGAGGGTCAGAGCGATCAGCCAACTCGCTGCGTTGAAGTGAAGACTGAAGACTTATCGGAGCTTTCTGCGGACGCCTGCGAAGCCGTCGACGCCGAGCAAGGCAGAGCAAAACCGACTAAAGACAATTCCTGTCCCATCTG
Above is a window of Fundulus heteroclitus isolate FHET01 unplaced genomic scaffold, MU-UCD_Fhet_4.1 scaffold_205, whole genome shotgun sequence DNA encoding:
- the LOC105915601 gene encoding zinc finger protein 271 isoform X1; its protein translation is MCDVTAELAVEDMEELSSEQRPEPLFLILPPPPPFSLASGELTMPWPKWLKAFEHYAQAFGEKAMLDSSKLLLLQSFLGPAGQLAFTTLIRHPTTYADAVSELTRHFSSDHATQAHRLKFHQRAQMPGESIEEFVTALQNLLGHCQYGKVKTKLLVDQLIEKTNNPQLRERLLSRKDRLTLAKALTIAKEVESHSSESQQFEFHEVSVDIGEEWEPPVQNKRKRGRPRLVIQLKAPVSEPQQKKKRGRPRLGEKIKPELLVSEPQQKRKRGRPRLGEKIKPVPLVAEPQQKRKRGRPRLGEERAPKPSVTEAQRSPAAVQNQTSDSNDTSEPRVAAENNVTRDEPDDNGDASTQMVEDEKSLQSSETGEDNDDGKAGDFFPPSTKMKGLCCPICTERFFKNADKFNRHMRSHTGEKPFKCPHCNLTFSQSYHMTRHMRNQHAAGPYVCPACGLSMESPEELFKHKKTHKEQILNCTDCNEVFLNDEELRSHVKSHNKDPSFPKEGQSDQPTRCVEVKTEDLSELSADACEAVDAEQGRAKPTKDNSCPICIGRLFKGPNKLARHMRTHTKEKPFSCPICSKKFSQSYHMTRHVRIQHGLGQYICPQCGKSFTTWLDLKVHKRSHAHVGLTCLACNKQFREKATLEKHLKLHKAVAPGPRSLTCGECGKEFGRQYHLKRHIMSHRKASNSGFYSCPDCKKIFYFPEDLNKHLEDHAKENNGTCPKCNERFDSAEELETHMQVHQRSFPCSTCGKKFKVEYALKKHEEGHQHDQYYCSLCQKHFMKLSHYKRHVLVHDRRESKCPHCDGVFLKLTAYKYHLRTHTLERPYQCSCCIETFEQEEELEQHCLKHRKFKKERPYSCTRCDLAYSTLVELTEHMISHEGEQPQTCPFCGKTFLNKNKLERHISIHTGERPHLCSMCGNGFPSAASLKLHVLIHTGEKPFKCLQCSKSFSSASGLRLHSRQHMDERPSYECPECGRTYGRLTELKMHQRYHTGDKPYACTCCNKRFISKDKLNVHMRTHTGERPFSCPHCGQTFTQTGDRNRHVSKYHPVV
- the LOC105915601 gene encoding zinc finger protein 271 isoform X2, whose amino-acid sequence is MEELSSEQRPEPLFLILPPPPPFSLASGELTMPWPKWLKAFEHYAQAFGEKAMLDSSKLLLLQSFLGPAGQLAFTTLIRHPTTYADAVSELTRHFSSDHATQAHRLKFHQRAQMPGESIEEFVTALQNLLGHCQYGKVKTKLLVDQLIEKTNNPQLRERLLSRKDRLTLAKALTIAKEVESHSSESQQFEFHEVSVDIGEEWEPPVQNKRKRGRPRLVIQLKAPVSEPQQKKKRGRPRLGEKIKPELLVSEPQQKRKRGRPRLGEKIKPVPLVAEPQQKRKRGRPRLGEERAPKPSVTEAQRSPAAVQNQTSDSNDTSEPRVAAENNVTRDEPDDNGDASTQMVEDEKSLQSSETGEDNDDGKAGDFFPPSTKMKGLCCPICTERFFKNADKFNRHMRSHTGEKPFKCPHCNLTFSQSYHMTRHMRNQHAAGPYVCPACGLSMESPEELFKHKKTHKEQILNCTDCNEVFLNDEELRSHVKSHNKDPSFPKEGQSDQPTRCVEVKTEDLSELSADACEAVDAEQGRAKPTKDNSCPICIGRLFKGPNKLARHMRTHTKEKPFSCPICSKKFSQSYHMTRHVRIQHGLGQYICPQCGKSFTTWLDLKVHKRSHAHVGLTCLACNKQFREKATLEKHLKLHKAVAPGPRSLTCGECGKEFGRQYHLKRHIMSHRKASNSGFYSCPDCKKIFYFPEDLNKHLEDHAKENNGTCPKCNERFDSAEELETHMQVHQRSFPCSTCGKKFKVEYALKKHEEGHQHDQYYCSLCQKHFMKLSHYKRHVLVHDRRESKCPHCDGVFLKLTAYKYHLRTHTLERPYQCSCCIETFEQEEELEQHCLKHRKFKKERPYSCTRCDLAYSTLVELTEHMISHEGEQPQTCPFCGKTFLNKNKLERHISIHTGERPHLCSMCGNGFPSAASLKLHVLIHTGEKPFKCLQCSKSFSSASGLRLHSRQHMDERPSYECPECGRTYGRLTELKMHQRYHTGDKPYACTCCNKRFISKDKLNVHMRTHTGERPFSCPHCGQTFTQTGDRNRHVSKYHPVV